Proteins encoded within one genomic window of Nonomuraea gerenzanensis:
- a CDS encoding ABC transporter permease → MTVPAQAAGDERVAHVGLARRLLIRPELGAVVGLVAVFVFFAAQSPVFRSPAGIANWLDPAATLGIMAVAVALLMIGGEFDLSAGVLTGTSGLILVTLATRFGFNVWLAMLVGLVVALAVGLANGLVVTRTRLPSFIVTLGTFLMLQGINLGVTKAITGTVQVSGLRRAEGFEAANAIFAGTFEIGGTSFRVAILWWILVTALATWVLMRSRAGNWIFAVGGNEQAARAVGVPAARTKIALFMTTAFAAWLVGSILALRYTSVQANIGIGQEFIYIIAAVIGGCLLTGGYGSAIGAAIGAVIFGMADKGIVFLGWDADWFKFFLGGMLLLATLANRLVRRYAEEVRH, encoded by the coding sequence ATGACGGTGCCGGCCCAGGCGGCGGGCGACGAGCGGGTCGCCCACGTCGGGCTGGCCCGCCGCCTGCTCATCCGGCCCGAACTCGGCGCGGTGGTCGGGCTCGTGGCGGTGTTCGTGTTCTTCGCCGCGCAGTCGCCGGTGTTCCGCTCGCCGGCCGGCATCGCCAACTGGCTCGACCCGGCCGCCACGCTCGGCATCATGGCGGTCGCGGTCGCGCTGCTGATGATCGGCGGCGAGTTCGACCTGTCGGCGGGCGTGCTGACGGGGACGAGCGGGCTGATCCTCGTCACGCTGGCCACCCGGTTCGGCTTCAACGTGTGGCTGGCCATGCTCGTGGGCCTGGTCGTGGCGCTGGCCGTCGGGCTCGCCAACGGGCTCGTCGTCACGCGGACCCGGCTGCCCAGCTTCATCGTGACGCTCGGCACGTTCCTGATGCTGCAGGGCATCAACCTCGGCGTGACGAAGGCGATCACCGGGACGGTGCAGGTCAGCGGCCTGCGGCGGGCCGAGGGCTTCGAAGCGGCGAACGCGATCTTCGCCGGCACCTTCGAGATCGGCGGCACCTCGTTCCGGGTGGCGATCCTGTGGTGGATCCTGGTGACCGCGCTGGCCACCTGGGTGCTCATGCGTTCCAGGGCCGGCAACTGGATCTTCGCGGTGGGCGGCAACGAGCAGGCCGCCCGCGCGGTGGGCGTGCCCGCCGCCCGGACGAAGATCGCGCTGTTCATGACCACCGCGTTCGCGGCCTGGCTGGTCGGCTCGATCCTGGCGCTGCGCTACACCTCGGTGCAGGCCAACATCGGCATCGGCCAGGAGTTCATCTACATCATCGCCGCCGTCATCGGCGGCTGCCTGCTCACCGGCGGGTACGGCTCCGCCATCGGGGCCGCCATCGGCGCGGTCATCTTCGGGATGGCCGACAAGGGCATCGTGTTCCTGGGCTGGGACGCCGACTGGTTCAAGTTCTTCCTGGGCGGCATGCTGCTGCTCGCGACGCTGGCCAACCGCCTGGTGCGGCGGTACGCCGAGGAGGTGAGACATTGA